Genomic window (Eubalaena glacialis isolate mEubGla1 chromosome X, mEubGla1.1.hap2.+ XY, whole genome shotgun sequence):
aatatataaaatcaaaagCCTACTGTGTTCAGTCTGTGATGAGCAAGACTTGGGTGGGTCTCAGCCCTCAGAGATTAGTAGGATATAAAGTTGCTCAAAGGTTTAAGTGACTGTTTCTTCTCAGCTGGACTTGTTTTAACCATTTACACAGTTTAGTGGCTAATTTGTTGAGATTGTCGGTCTCAGTAGTAAGGAGAGGCCATATCTACATAAAGGGACGAGAACCTAGCCACATCAGTAGTAGATCAAGCCAGACCCATGCAGCAAAGTGTTCAAGGTCCAGTGACTTTCACAGAATCCAAATGGCCAGTCTTGATTattcaagcaactctatgctgatgtGAGAATTCAAAGACTTCTTTTGCACATACGATGGCACTCATTCACAAACTGTGCTAGACATGAGGGATACAAGAAAAGACCCCTGCCTCGTCGTCAGAGAGCAGATAGTGTTGTGGGGAGGAAGCACGGATGATTCACCATACCGTGGGGTCAGTGTTCTGACAGAGGGTGGCGACAGGAACACAGGGACGGGTGGGAGGGGTGTCCCAGAGGGGCTGTGTTGAAGTTGGTTTGGGGTAAGCCCGACATACCCGGTTGTTTCCGGTCTGGTCCTTATAGTAAATCCAGTTCAGGCTCTCATCGGTCCTGTACTGCACACTGTACTTGGTCATCCACTCGTCGATGTCACAGCGCCCCTGGGTGAGGATCCCCGAAATCACCTTGACCTCCTTCAGATCTATCTGCAACCACTGGCTGCTGTCCTGGAACTTGGAGAGCCAGGCACACCTGCCGCAGACACAGCGAGTCACCAGGAGCCTTTCCCCGTGAGCGCCTCCAAAGAGCTGGGAGGTGCCGTCTTTTGAGGGGATGCCAGCACCTGAAGAGACCCCACAAAGCTCGGGCAGTCTGAGCTGCAATCTGTTAAGCACCCAGAGGCTTGTCTCCGAGAAGTGTCCGGCCTCTGGGATACTTGTATAGTTTCTCTCTCCCTGCACCTCCACCGCCCAAGGAAAAATTGCCAGATTCAAATAATTTGTCAAAGAAATGCCTTCAACTGTAGCTGAAATCACCTTTGGGGTGTGGTTGAGCATGTTTTTCTTCAAAACATGCGAATCCCTGGTAATCGCACCTTCCAGCCCCCTTCCCTTTTCATTAGTCTCTCCTGATGTTCTTTTTCcgtaagtcttttttttcttttctttaatttcactcTCTTCATACCTATCTGTGTCTCCTTCAGGTGCTGTCATCCACGCCATGGTAGGCACCATGTGCAGAACATGGAACCAAGTGGCTCTGGAAGGGCTTTTCACAATTGTAAAGGAAAGCAAACCACTGAAGGaactgatttattttttggttatatCCTCATAAGTTGTGGAAACCTATAGTTTCCCTttgtggtgtgtgcgtgtgtgtgtgtgtgcctgtgcgcATTAATAAGCTTCTCGGGGACTCGGCCCTTGGCTGCCTTCTCTTCTAATTCTGGACTTGCTCCTTGGGTGGCTCCTGACTTTTAGGTCCATCTCAGACTTCTTCTAAATTCTAAACCCTGAGAATCAATTGCTAGCTAGACAACTTCTACTGGATGCCATATAGCATCTCAAATAAAACATGTCCAAGAAGAGCTCCTAATTATCCTCACCCCAACCCCTCATTCCAGTGTTCATCTCTCTGAATTCTACCCCCTTCCTCTCTGTCACCTCAAACATCTAATCCATCTCTTGGCTCCATCTCCAAATTTCTTAAAGTCATTTACTTCTCTCCATTTCACTGCCACCACTCTAGCTCACTTCACCCTCAGTTCTTGCCTGGACGGCTGCCATAGCTTACTTAACTGGTCTCCTTGGattcctctccccacctcaccccccacCCGTACCCCACACTAAACAGCTCTCCCCACAAGATCCAGAAGATTTTACTTAAAACATAAATCCGATTGTGATACTCCCCAACTTTAAATCTTCCTCTGATAGAGTCTGCTCATTGTCTCCCAAATCCTCTTCCCATTTCCTTTAGTAATAGAACCCCTGAGTTTTCTCTGGGCAAGTGGCCACCCAGCTAAGATCACATTTCCCAGTCTCCTCTGTAGCTGGGTGGGACAGTCGGACCAAATTCTGATCAATGGGATGTAGGCAGAAGTGGCCAGCAGGATTATGTATGTAtccttaaaggaaaaatatatgcactctgctcttcttttctccctcctgaCTAGAATGTGGATGTGATAGTGGAAGCTagaacagccatcttggaccCCAAGGTGGAAACTTCATGTTAGGGTGAGAGAACAAGGTAGAAAGAGTCTGGGCCCCTGATACCATCCAGCTGCCATAACAACCCTAGACTGCCTAATCACCTCCAAGTTGATTAAGTCTCTGTATTTTGGggctgtttgttacagcagcacaaaCCTGTATTCTAACTAATGCACATTCAGGGTTCTCCCATTATCCCTAAAATAAGGACCACAGTCCTTAACATGACTTATAAGGCCTTGCACCATCTGATTTCTTTCTAcgtctccagcctcatctcaccTGTGCGCTAACCTCGCTGGCTTTCTTTACAGTCCCCATCCATGCACTTGAGGGATCTTCCcaactcagggcctttgcacctgctgtacCCTGTGCCTCTCTCCGCCTTCCCCCCACCTGGCCAACTGCAACTCTCAGGTCAAAGATCTTTTCCTTAGAAAGCCTTCCCTGGTGCTTCAAGTGGACCaggtctttcttcttctcctctgcAGCACTCATCACACTTGGCAGATGGCCAGTTGTGTGACAATGTGCTTAGAGTCCCCCCTCTAAACCGCGTGCTTCTCGAAGGCGAGGAGCTCATTcaccttgttcactgctgtatccactGTCCTTGGCACGTGGAAGGCACTCAGtcagtatttgctgaataaataaatgcattctgTGTTGTTCATTTATTACAGAGACCTACTTTTTCaaatcacatgaaaaaaaaaatcgccTGAGCCTCCTGCTCTGCTTACCCAAAGCCTTGACTATTGAGTCGGGCCTTGTTGGCGGTCCAGGAGGAATACCAGCCCACGTACTGCTCCAGGTTGGAGCAGGTGATCTGGTCTGGTGTAACCTCTCCTGACTCGAAACCCAGGGGCTGATGATATGGGCATTCTGGGAAAGGAAAAACAATGCACATTAAAACACTCATATCGCATGGCAAGACTCAACAAACACGACATAATCGAAATGACAAATCCGACCCTCTCGTTTGCGCTTTGTAAGGTGGAGGATGTTTTCCTTGTCAGCGCCGTTCACAGTGGGTAGGACTGGGTCTTCATCCTCTTCACTGCTCTTGCGAGAAGAGAGTGAAGATGAAGTGAAGGGATTGCCATAGAGACTCACAACATTCATAAAAGCAGAGGGAAGTAGTTCCATGGCAACCtcgtgggggggcggggagaattTTGAGAAATACTTCACATCCTCCACAAACTGAGAGACCTAAAAACCAAGAGGTTCACAGGAAAATATCATACTTAAATGTCAtactctttattttcctcattaacaTGGGTTAGCCATCCCACATGATGACATGAAGGTCCCTAATTGTCCTCAGGCAGCATATGATGCCAATTATAGGAACAAAACAATGGTGAGAGGCAAGAAGGGCAGTTATACATTGAGACTGACTTCCTACTTGTAAATTGCAGTTTTTCACTAGTCTAatgaaaaaaaggagggggggaaTGACATGCGTCTAAGTGACTGTTGAATAAGGAACAGTTGAAAGGAActgctttttccaaataagagtAGCCGAAGCTGGTTCTTGTATATTAATTGCTGCTTCTCACGGATTTCCTCTCACTAATTTAGCATTCAGTTGCCTGGTCAGAGACTGCCAATTGCCAACCCAGTATCCATTCTCCCCTGCTTTTAGACTAAAGAACCCTAATTTTGTTGGGTGCAGCAACGTAGCCAgctaaaaaaactaaacaatctTTCCCAGCCACCTTTGCAGTTAGAAGTGACCACGTGACACAGTTTCTAACCCATGAGATAGAAGAGGATGTCTGCTGGGGATTTCCGATCAGATTTTGCTTGccccctctttcttcctcttgcctAGAAGGAAGACCTGATGGTTGGTGCAACAGTAGCCATCCTGCACCCTGGGGGTAAGGCCAAGAGAACTGAAGAGACCTCAGCCCTGATATCTTTAAGCTGCTCCTTACCCCTAGTCTTTTTACCGTGTGAGTCAAAGCAAAACTCCTATTTCAATAAGCCACTATTTAGGGGGTCTCTTATTTATAACCAAACCCAGATTCTAGCTGAATTTCTTTAGAAGACAAATGATAAACTTAGGCAAATACATTCTCCTAGTTTCCCAGTTGTGAATGATAAACTTCAAGTAAGGCAGATCAAAATACTTTCTTTCCATGTATAAATTTGAGTTCAGATTGAAAAGCCAAGTGTATTTACTGGGGCATCATCACCTTCAACAGCAAAGTGAGTGCTGAGGTCTTTCTGGCAGATAATTTTCAAAAGTCAGTAAAACTGAATGAGTCATGTAAAAGCTTGAATGCCATCC
Coding sequences:
- the RS1 gene encoding retinoschisin, with translation MPRKIEGFLFLLLFGSEATLGLSSTEDEGEDPWYHKACKCDCQGGANALWSAGSTPLDCIPECPYHQPLGFESGEVTPDQITCSNLEQYVGWYSSWTANKARLNSQGFGCAWLSKFQDSSQWLQIDLKEVKVISGILTQGRCDIDEWMTKYSVQYRTDESLNWIYYKDQTGNNRVFYGNSDRTSTVQNLLRPPIISRFIRLIPLGWHVRIAIRMELLECVSKCT